From Pectinophora gossypiella chromosome 16, ilPecGoss1.1, whole genome shotgun sequence, one genomic window encodes:
- the LOC126373538 gene encoding serendipity locus protein alpha-like isoform X2 — MISTLQKFQMTLRKLLNDLLISTIYPLMLSIRSELQNYDGVLQQDEISKLQDVYTLCSSQIKKCLHTLFDVFKTEYHQDIFLHETRQCTLERLTWCINRLKCLREKLNISKQGNPEEFCDDTMLISPMYFVNWIDHTFEVLSKLAEAIYKTDHKDNKDLFEQWKCDVVECVSTLHTSLDELLLSAMTLCKYCLPSDQLIVKARCQVVLRETKALLSELMDGDINSGIKLTPESLKLPIMPSNVNVLIDVLKDVLYVLETNTNTALLTLVVHCFSYSMSPVDMLKEHFYNTKGTCSCHVKSDDEVTADCSFVKDFDLYNERLLQIGSFAVSCSSDQNRILTLRSGLASLEALDPHLVPALMLSPDSLHARLLLDSWRQEVQEIRDSIFLIVDPAAFAEKSKQMMHQFILDLTKESGYDNARVCSIINIGCVVLKFFAVYEMYEPDALTHHEKLVPLLADLDKVQLECKIVSNLLSTGDDFVYDVKKSKNKEVSIDQLIKRLKLLYTLVSRLNSLLHPKDNEELFDCDAEDEVPIKNMTHTVLRKNGNTYDVHSPRKPSNISRSIFARTTNIRSSTNKFPLQKLTKHLKVKKGVELSFSVQLDELFDLSEVKSNNKTEVFANKHLESVREQSVLYKFSPQKRASLRKAVLSRRHKLPFDSELEGKRVEDVESSVRSEKGSLIDEATSLQITDILSQMTNLTHAFSKKSELADATYIHPKDDRFGQNRGANSNVLKIDINTNTTVMKRVWNIPVNVSMMEMPLDDSAGTAASNVTQPSNVTTLERINDIDLVETKLNSLKSMELETSL; from the exons ACAAGACGAAATTTCCAAATTACAAGATGTGTATACACTGTGTtcaagtcaaataaaaaaatgtcttcACACTTTGTTTGATGTCTTCAAAACAGAATATCATCAAGATATATTTCTGCAT GAAACACGACAGTGTACACTAGAGAGATTAACCTGGTGTATAAACAGGCTAAAATGTTTGAgagaaaaattaaatatttcaaaacaaGGAAATCCTGAAGAATTTTGTGATGATACCATGCTGATCTCTCCTATGTACTTTGTTAACTGGATAGACCATACATTTGAGGTCCTATCAAAACTGGCTGAAGCAATTTACAAGACTGATCATAAAGACAATAAGGATCTCTTTGAGCAGTGGAAATGTGAT GTAGTTGAGTGTGTGAGCACACTACACACATCCCTGGATGAACTACTGTTGTCTGCCATGACCCTGTGTAAATACTGCCTGCCGTCTGACCAGCTCATTGTCAAAGCTCGTTGCCAAGTg GTCCTCCGTGAAACCAAGGCTCTATTAAGCGAATTAATGGACGGAGATATCAACTCTGGCATAAAACTGACACCAGAGTCTCTCAAGCTTCCAATAATGCCATCAAATGTGAATGTGCTTATTGATGTACTGAAAGATGTGTTATATGTTCTGGAAACAAACACTAATACAGCTTTATTGACTTTAGTAGTCCACTGCTTTAGTTATAGTATGTCTCCAGTTGACATGTTGAAGGAGCACTTCTATAATACTAAGGGTACATGTTCTTGTCATGTGAAAAGTGATGATGAAGTAACTGCGGACTGTTCATTTGTGAAGGACTTCGATCTTTATAATGAGAGGCTGCTGCAAATTGGATCGTTTGCAGTGTCATGCTCTTCTGATCAAAATA GGATCCTAACTCTTCGTAGTGGTTTAGCCAGCCTGGAGGCTCTCGACCCTCACCTGGTCCCGGCGCTGATGCTGTCACCAGACAGTCTTCACGCCAGGCTACTGCTGGACTCCTGGCGGCAGGAAGTACAGGAGATCAGGGACAGCATCTTCTTGATTGTAGATCCAGCTGCTTTTGCCGAG AAATCCAAACAAATGATGCACCAGTTCATACTGGACCTCACCAAGGAGTCTGGTTACGACAATGCTCGTGTGTGTTCAATAATAAACATAGGCTGCGTAGTTCTCAAGTTCTTTGCTGTTTACGAAATGTATGAGCCCGATGCTTTGACACATCATGAGAAATTAGTGCCTTTACTCGCTGATTTGGATAAAG TACAATTggaatgtaaaattgtaagcaACTTGCTTAGTACCGGTGACGATTTCGTGTACGATGTAAAGAAAAGTAAGAACAAAGAAGTCTCAATCGATCAGCTTATAAAACGTCTTAAACTTCTCTATACATTGGTCAGTAGATTAAACTCGCTGTTGCATCCGAAAGACAACGAAGAGCTCTTTGATTGTGACGCGGAAGACGAGGTTCCTATAAAGAACATGACTCACACAGTTCTCCGTAAAAATGGCAACACATACGACGTACACTCACCAAGAAAGCCATCCAATATATCTCGAAGCATCTTCGCTAGAACTACAAACATAAGATCGTCTACAAATAAATTTCCGCTACAGAAATTGACTAAACATTTGAAAGTCAAGAAGGGCGTAGAACTCAGCTTCTCCGTCCAGTTGGATGAGCTTTTCGATCTGTCGGAAGTCAAAAGCAATAATAAAACGGAAGTTTTTGCGAACAAGCATCTGGAGTCTGTCAGAGAACAGTCGGTATTGTACAAGTTCTCGCCTCAAAAACGGGCATCCTTGAGAAAAGCGGTGCTCAGCAGACGTCACAAATTGCCTTTTGATTCGGAACTCGAGGGCAAGCGTGTGGAAGATGTCGAGAGCTCTGTCCGCTCCGAAAAAGGAAGCCTTATCGATGAAGCAACTAGTTTGCAAATAACAG ACATCCTGAGTCAGATGACCAATTTGACGCACGCGTTTTCTAAAAAGTCAGAGTTAGCTGATGCAACGTACATTCATCCGAAAGATGACAGATTTGGTCAAAATCGTGGGGCCAATTCTAATGTATTGAAAATTGATATCAATACGAATACGACTGTTATGAAGCGTGTTTGGAACATTCCAGTTAACGTAAGCATGATGGAAATGCCTCTCGATGATAGTGCTGGGACGGCGGCGTCTAATGTGACTCAACCATCGAATGTGACTACTTTAGAGAGAATCAACGATATAGATTTGGTTGAAACCAAGCTGAACAGTCTGAAAAGCATGGAACTGGAAACCAGTTTGTGA
- the LOC126373538 gene encoding serendipity locus protein alpha-like isoform X1 — MGKNYDFNIAEISNDAKEATKCIVDLLISTIYPLMLSIRSELQNYDGVLQQDEISKLQDVYTLCSSQIKKCLHTLFDVFKTEYHQDIFLHETRQCTLERLTWCINRLKCLREKLNISKQGNPEEFCDDTMLISPMYFVNWIDHTFEVLSKLAEAIYKTDHKDNKDLFEQWKCDVVECVSTLHTSLDELLLSAMTLCKYCLPSDQLIVKARCQVVLRETKALLSELMDGDINSGIKLTPESLKLPIMPSNVNVLIDVLKDVLYVLETNTNTALLTLVVHCFSYSMSPVDMLKEHFYNTKGTCSCHVKSDDEVTADCSFVKDFDLYNERLLQIGSFAVSCSSDQNRILTLRSGLASLEALDPHLVPALMLSPDSLHARLLLDSWRQEVQEIRDSIFLIVDPAAFAEKSKQMMHQFILDLTKESGYDNARVCSIINIGCVVLKFFAVYEMYEPDALTHHEKLVPLLADLDKVQLECKIVSNLLSTGDDFVYDVKKSKNKEVSIDQLIKRLKLLYTLVSRLNSLLHPKDNEELFDCDAEDEVPIKNMTHTVLRKNGNTYDVHSPRKPSNISRSIFARTTNIRSSTNKFPLQKLTKHLKVKKGVELSFSVQLDELFDLSEVKSNNKTEVFANKHLESVREQSVLYKFSPQKRASLRKAVLSRRHKLPFDSELEGKRVEDVESSVRSEKGSLIDEATSLQITDILSQMTNLTHAFSKKSELADATYIHPKDDRFGQNRGANSNVLKIDINTNTTVMKRVWNIPVNVSMMEMPLDDSAGTAASNVTQPSNVTTLERINDIDLVETKLNSLKSMELETSL, encoded by the exons ACAAGACGAAATTTCCAAATTACAAGATGTGTATACACTGTGTtcaagtcaaataaaaaaatgtcttcACACTTTGTTTGATGTCTTCAAAACAGAATATCATCAAGATATATTTCTGCAT GAAACACGACAGTGTACACTAGAGAGATTAACCTGGTGTATAAACAGGCTAAAATGTTTGAgagaaaaattaaatatttcaaaacaaGGAAATCCTGAAGAATTTTGTGATGATACCATGCTGATCTCTCCTATGTACTTTGTTAACTGGATAGACCATACATTTGAGGTCCTATCAAAACTGGCTGAAGCAATTTACAAGACTGATCATAAAGACAATAAGGATCTCTTTGAGCAGTGGAAATGTGAT GTAGTTGAGTGTGTGAGCACACTACACACATCCCTGGATGAACTACTGTTGTCTGCCATGACCCTGTGTAAATACTGCCTGCCGTCTGACCAGCTCATTGTCAAAGCTCGTTGCCAAGTg GTCCTCCGTGAAACCAAGGCTCTATTAAGCGAATTAATGGACGGAGATATCAACTCTGGCATAAAACTGACACCAGAGTCTCTCAAGCTTCCAATAATGCCATCAAATGTGAATGTGCTTATTGATGTACTGAAAGATGTGTTATATGTTCTGGAAACAAACACTAATACAGCTTTATTGACTTTAGTAGTCCACTGCTTTAGTTATAGTATGTCTCCAGTTGACATGTTGAAGGAGCACTTCTATAATACTAAGGGTACATGTTCTTGTCATGTGAAAAGTGATGATGAAGTAACTGCGGACTGTTCATTTGTGAAGGACTTCGATCTTTATAATGAGAGGCTGCTGCAAATTGGATCGTTTGCAGTGTCATGCTCTTCTGATCAAAATA GGATCCTAACTCTTCGTAGTGGTTTAGCCAGCCTGGAGGCTCTCGACCCTCACCTGGTCCCGGCGCTGATGCTGTCACCAGACAGTCTTCACGCCAGGCTACTGCTGGACTCCTGGCGGCAGGAAGTACAGGAGATCAGGGACAGCATCTTCTTGATTGTAGATCCAGCTGCTTTTGCCGAG AAATCCAAACAAATGATGCACCAGTTCATACTGGACCTCACCAAGGAGTCTGGTTACGACAATGCTCGTGTGTGTTCAATAATAAACATAGGCTGCGTAGTTCTCAAGTTCTTTGCTGTTTACGAAATGTATGAGCCCGATGCTTTGACACATCATGAGAAATTAGTGCCTTTACTCGCTGATTTGGATAAAG TACAATTggaatgtaaaattgtaagcaACTTGCTTAGTACCGGTGACGATTTCGTGTACGATGTAAAGAAAAGTAAGAACAAAGAAGTCTCAATCGATCAGCTTATAAAACGTCTTAAACTTCTCTATACATTGGTCAGTAGATTAAACTCGCTGTTGCATCCGAAAGACAACGAAGAGCTCTTTGATTGTGACGCGGAAGACGAGGTTCCTATAAAGAACATGACTCACACAGTTCTCCGTAAAAATGGCAACACATACGACGTACACTCACCAAGAAAGCCATCCAATATATCTCGAAGCATCTTCGCTAGAACTACAAACATAAGATCGTCTACAAATAAATTTCCGCTACAGAAATTGACTAAACATTTGAAAGTCAAGAAGGGCGTAGAACTCAGCTTCTCCGTCCAGTTGGATGAGCTTTTCGATCTGTCGGAAGTCAAAAGCAATAATAAAACGGAAGTTTTTGCGAACAAGCATCTGGAGTCTGTCAGAGAACAGTCGGTATTGTACAAGTTCTCGCCTCAAAAACGGGCATCCTTGAGAAAAGCGGTGCTCAGCAGACGTCACAAATTGCCTTTTGATTCGGAACTCGAGGGCAAGCGTGTGGAAGATGTCGAGAGCTCTGTCCGCTCCGAAAAAGGAAGCCTTATCGATGAAGCAACTAGTTTGCAAATAACAG ACATCCTGAGTCAGATGACCAATTTGACGCACGCGTTTTCTAAAAAGTCAGAGTTAGCTGATGCAACGTACATTCATCCGAAAGATGACAGATTTGGTCAAAATCGTGGGGCCAATTCTAATGTATTGAAAATTGATATCAATACGAATACGACTGTTATGAAGCGTGTTTGGAACATTCCAGTTAACGTAAGCATGATGGAAATGCCTCTCGATGATAGTGCTGGGACGGCGGCGTCTAATGTGACTCAACCATCGAATGTGACTACTTTAGAGAGAATCAACGATATAGATTTGGTTGAAACCAAGCTGAACAGTCTGAAAAGCATGGAACTGGAAACCAGTTTGTGA
- the LOC126373940 gene encoding neuropeptide-like precursor 1 has protein sequence MKGNTARINEGKHRSCFLLIAVVMAFSTYIEQVVSLPADTSNPWPTFSRRNIAALARDGYLKSGPNSFKRSISTLAKNGQLPTFRSPYDETDKQEQDEDESHEKRHIASIARMRSYAVAKRNIQALARDGYRGGRGQYNQQNDKRNIQSLARSGMIHKRDEIGGDEYYYPFYQNPIPPLSEIDGPFDYNELYDLQQSINPDMFPPLSQVYKRSVVDDPLSHDYGNVIENNWYFKRGSMGLPAHGLYRPMYAEPNSRAKRYIMSMPDVIDRNDIHEPENTDNANEDKRSVGSIPLTRISELGNISLVPKLSQQSIQTTPTYRRRQYLLTRTRPDGSSTDR, from the exons atGAAGGGGAACACGGCACGGATTAATGAGGGCAAGCATCGCAGTTGTTTTCTGCTGATAGCAGTTGTTATGGCATTCTCTACCTATATTGAACAG GTGGTAAGCCTCCCTGCCGATACGTCCAATCCATGGCCGACATTCTCCCGACGAAATATAGCAGCTTTGGCCAGAGACGGGTACTTGAAGAGTGGGCCGAACAGTTTCAAGCGGAGCATCTCAACTCTTGCTAAGAACGGACAGCTACCGACGTTCAGGTCGCCATACGATGAAACTGACAAGCAAGAGCAAGATGAGGACGAGTCCCATGAGAAAAGGCACATAGCATCTATAGCACGAATGCGAAGCTACGCCGTTGCAAAGAGAAATATCCAAGCTCTGGCTAGGGATGGGTACCGCGGTGGCAGGGGCCAGTACAACCAACAGAATGACAAACGAAACATACAATCCTTGGCCCGTAGCGGTATGATTCACAAGAGGGATGAAATTGGTGGAGATGAATATTATTACCCCTTCTATCAGAACCCGATTCCACCACTATCAGAGATCGACGGACCATTTGACTACAATGAGCTGTACGACTTGCAACAATCTATAAACCCAGACATGTTTCCTCCACTATCCCAAGTCTACAAGCGGAGCGTGGTGGACGATCCTTTATCTCATGACTATGGCAATGTCATTGAAAATAACTGGTATTTTAAGAGGGGCTCCATGGGCTTACCAGCCCATGGCCTCTACAGACCGATGTACGCGGAACCGAACTCCAGGGCCAAGAGATACATTATGTCAATGCCAGACGTCATCGACCGCAATGACATCCACGAGCCTGAGAACACTGACAACGCGAATGAAGACAAGCGGTCTGTGG GAAGCATTCCTCTGACGAGAATTTCGGAATTAG GGAATATATCGCTAGTGCCGAAGCTGAGTCAGCAGTCGATCCAGACGACACCGACATACCGCCGGCGGCAGTATCTCCTCACTCGCACCCGACCGGACGGATCCTCCACCGACCGCTGA
- the LOC126373923 gene encoding uncharacterized protein LOC126373923: protein MACGRTVFVWITILASLTFILAEEGSGAGRNDNANERMSFSLPTFGMSGSFGGLSGGGLPNFGQFLGGGGSNDSSNLFNQFVSAFSQFIPRNGSRTPSMGSMGSMHMDGSRHARDVNGENREERAQGEQSAQVEQNEQGANGDHQDRLFFGSFFGVPVSCNYTTQPGTTCAGCATRLVCLPGNRGYLRRCGFLHPYCNNGRCSKIAGSACFTSSTAAATTNTAATTGTT from the exons ATGGCTTGTGGTAGAACTGTCTTCGTTTGGATCACTATATTG GCGTCTCTGACCTTCATTTTAGCAGAAGAAGGTTCAGGAGCTGGTCGTAATGATAACGCAAACGAACGTATGTCTTTTTCGTTGCCAACTTTCGGGATGAGTGGTAGTTTCGGAGGTCTGTCTGGGGGTGGCTTGCCCAACTTCGGCCAATTCTTGGGCGGTGGTGGAAGCAATGATTCATCAAACCTCTTTAACCAATTCGTATCTGCCTTCAGCCAGTTTATTCCAAGGAATGGTAGTAGAACACCGAGCATGGGAAGTATGGGAAGCATGCATATGGATGGCTCTCGTCACGCTCGAGACGTTAATGGGGAGAACAGGGAAGAAAGAGCACAAGGAGAACAAAGTGCACAAGTGGAACAAAATGAGCAAGGTGCCAATGGCGACCATCAAGATCGATTGTTCTTCGGAAGCTTCTTCGGAGTTCCCGTAAGCTGTAACTACACGACTCAG CCAGGGACAACGTGCGCTGGTTGCGCGACCCGTCTGGTCTGCCTGCCCGGCAACCGCGGGTACCTGCGCCGCTGCGGCTTCCTGCACCCCTACTGCAACAACGGCCGCTGCTCCAAGATTGCTGGATCAGCTTGCTTCACTTCCTCCACCGCTGCTGCCACCACCAACACCGCTGCCACTACTGGCACTACATAA
- the LOC126374111 gene encoding uncharacterized protein LOC126374111 — MIVSVLVSRIRTMACFNNFVTVLVLCAFLAVALGQVSQGGGNSPQGGPHQNQGRIRRQVDQGGPQVDQGEPQADQNEANQDQTGNQKTDEDDDDHIDDGLPVWTSCDFGVDPRLSCADCHTRVICKPVGGLIKICRNPFRPYCNYGLCSATPSAECA, encoded by the exons ATGATTGTCTCGGTACTTGTCAGTCGGATACGAACAATGGCGTGTTTCAATAACTTTGTCACCGTTTTGGTTCTA TGTGCATTCTTGGCCGTTGCACTGGGCCAAGTCTCCCAAGGCGGAGGTAATAGCCCCCAGGGCGGTCCTCATCAAAACCAAGGAAGGATCCGGAGACAAGTTGACCAAGGCGGACCGCAAGTCGACCAAGGCGAACCGCAGGCCGATCAAAACGAAGCCAACCAAGATCAAACAGGAAACCAAAAAAcggatgaagatgatgatgaccacATAGACGATGGCTTACCCGTGTGGACTTCCTGTGACTTCGGTGTCGACCCCAGGCTGTCTTGTGCCGACTGCCATACCCGGGTGATCTGCAAGCCCGTTGGTGGACTCATCAAGATCTGCCGGAACCCATTCAGACCATATTGCAATTATGGTCTCTGCTCCGCAACCCCCAGTGCCGAATGCGCGTAA